ATGACCCGTTAGTGATTGAAAAGGAAAACGTCGTTCACTCAATTTATCGATATCCAACGCATCAAACATTCTTTAGTTCAAGTGATAAACTTGAGATTGGGGGAGTTCCATTTATAACGGTTGATCGTAAGCCGAGACGAAATCAAGCCCTTTCCTATTATCGAGAGGTTGTCAAACGTAAGCAAATAAGAGTACATACATTTGAAATAGTAGAAAAAGTGTCAAAGCAGGAGCAGGGAACGTTTCGTGTTCAGACAATGAAGGGTAATCAAACCACGAAACTATACGAAGCATCTTATGTAATTATCGCAACTGGATACTATGATCACCCGAATCTTATGGGCGTACCAGGTGAAGAATTAGACCATGTGCATCATTACTTTAAAGAGGCTCACCCATTCTTTGATAAAGATGTTGTCGTGATTGGAGGTAAAAATTCGGCCGTTGATGCCACGTTAGAGCTTGAAAAGGTAGGTGCTAGAGTCACTGTACTCTATCGAGGGAGTGATTATTCAAGTAGCGTAAAGCCATGGATTCTTCCTGAATTTGTATCGTTAATCAATCATGAGAAGGTAGACATGCAATTTGAAGCGGAAGTCAAAGAAATTACTTCCACGGACGTCATTTATGAACAGAACGGTAAAGAGCACAAGGCAAAGGCTGATTTTGTATTTGCTATGACAGGGTATCACCCTGACCATTCTTTTCTGAGTGCGATGGGCGTACACATTGATCCGGGGAGCGGTAGGCCAGCTTTTGATGCGGAAACGATGGAAACGAATGTAGCTGGTATCTTTATTGCAGGAGTGATCGCAGCTGGGAATAATGCGAATGAAATCTTTATTGAGAATGGGCGTTTTCATGGTGATCTTATTGCAGCAGAAATTGCAAACCGAGCAGCATTGAAGAGCTAAAGATGTGCAAGCATATTTAGCATATTGTTTTTGAAAGGGGGAATCCTCAGAGGTGAACTGAACCTACTTGAGGACTCCCCTTTTAATTATGTTAAGAATAGTTCTTGAAGTTTGTTTCGATCTGACGTTACTTCAAGTGCGATCATTAATTTAATTCTCGCTTTTTGACCATTTAAACCATTTGTGAAAATAATCCCAAGCTCTTTTAGGTGTCGTCCACCGCCACTATAACTATACGTATCTTGAACGATACCTCCAAAAGAACGAGAAACGAGAACAATTGGAATGTGGTGTTTGATCAGTTTCTCTAAACCCGGAACGATGCCTGGGGGAACATTTCCTTGTCCGAATGCCTCGATGACAAGTCCATCCATCGAAGTTGTTAAAATTGCATCAAGTAGGCTAGGGTCCATACCAGCATAACATTTTATTAATACAATATTTTTTGTTAATGTTGAAACGTCATAGCGTTCTCGTTTCGAAGGGACATGATGAAAATCAACATCGCGTCTTGTGACAATTCCAATCGGCCCATATTGAGGGCTTTGAAATGTAGCAATATTGCTCGTGTGCGTTTTTGTTACATTTTTTGCAGTGTGAATCTCATCATTAAGAACGACAAGAACGCCTTTGCCATGTGCTGCATCACTTGCTGCTGTTCGGACAGAAGAAATTAAATTATAAGGCCCATCCGCACCAAGTTCATTACTGGATCGCATCGCACCAGTAACAACGACTGGAACATCAGTATCAAGTAATAGGTCCAGTAAATATGCTGTTTCTTCGAGTGTATCTGTTCCGTGTGTAATGACAACGCCCTCAAAGTATTCCGTCTTGATACGGCGCTCAATTCGTTTAGACAATTCCAACATATGTTGTGGTGTGATGTGTGGCGAAGGCAAATGTAGAAAATCATCAACGATCACGGAGGCAATTTTTGAAAGTGATTCAATTGTTGAATATAATGGATTTGAGACACTAGGGCCGACGGTACCTGTTTGTTCATCTTCATGCATCGCGATCGTACCGCCTGTATGTAAAAGTAATATCTTTTTCATAACTGCTTCACCTCATTTAATGTAGGCTTTCATAACCAAACTATGGTTTCTTAAATAAAAGTAACATGTTACGATGAAAAAAAACAGAGGGGAATGGAAGGCTGTTGTTTGCAGTTATATCTGCTGGAATTGCACCGGGCATCGCTTTGTTGTGTTATTTTTATCTCAAAGATGACTATGAGCGTACAACGATTGCAATGGTGACTCGAAATTTTGTTTATGGCTCGCTTATAGTGTTTCCGGTGATGGTCCTACAGTATGCTTTTGAAGCGGAAGGGTATCTACTAGATGCATTTAGCCATGCATTTATACGCGCTGGGCTCATTGAAGAATTTTTTAAATGGTTCCTGCTATTTTTTCTATCGTATAAACACGCAAGATTTAACGAACATTATGATGGAATCGTATTTGGAGCTGCTATATCATTAGGGTTTGCAACGGTTGAAAATATTTTATACTTAATTGCTTATGGGATAGAAGGGGCGATTGGACGGGCGTTTTTTCCTGTATCGAGTCATGCATTATTTGGTGTGATTATGGGATATTATTTAGGTAAAGCAAGTGTTTCGTCTTCCAAAACCTTCATCTGGGTTTTCCTCTCTTTGACACTTCCAGTTGTATTGCATGGGCTATATGATTTTATGTTACTTGCAGCTAATCAATACGTGAAGTTATTAATTGTACCGTTTATGTTTTTCTTATGGTGGTTAGCCTTACAAAAAGTAAAAAGGGCTAATCTGAGTCAACGCACAAAGGATTTGCCGATAGATAAGGAGTGATACTGTGCCAGATAAGCGTTTTCGTATTGTCATTCGTTGTTCAAAATGTGGGGAAAAATATATACTTAGGGGTCGCCAGAATAAAGAAGGCGGCTATGATACTGGATTCAAACGATGTATTTGTGGGAATGAGGAGCAGCTTCGCGTTGAAGCTTCACCTGAATAAAGGTGTCGTGACAAAACTAGTTAAACTATTGGCAATTGTTCGAGGCTAGGACAAAAGGTAAAAACCAACTCCTTTTGTCGTAGTCTTTTTTTGTGGAAAAGGGGCGGAGATGGGAGTGTGAGGGAGAATGCACTGATGAGTAGAAGGTGGTTCAAGGAGTTGGCGCTGAGAAAAGAAGGTTGTTTAAACGATAAAAGAGTAACAGGTGAACCTGAAATTATAAGCGGTTGCTTTTTATATAAGAGTGTCCATGAAATCGTTTTCTTTTAAAGGAGATTTGTAAACTTTATAAAAATTATAAAAATACTCTTGTATTCCCTACTGTTTTGCTGTATTTTAAACTAATAAGCTGAATATTTACTATTTATATATTATTAATAAAGTTCTTATCAAGAGAGACGGAGGGAATGGCCCGAAGAAGTCTCAGCAACCAGCCGCTAGTTATTGGTCAGGTGCTAAATCCATCAAGCGATGTGTGCTTGAAAGATAAGAAGAAGTTGAGACTACAAAACCTTCTTCTTATCATGAAGAAGGTTTTTATTATACCCTGATAATTAGTAGTGGTTGAAGTACTGGTTTGTAAAAGGAGGAAAACAGGATGAATAGAAAGCAACTTGAAACAACATTGGTACAAATTGGTAACCGAACGGATGAGAGGACAGGTGCCGTTAATACACCTATTTACCTATCAACGGCTTATCGGCACGCGGGAATTGGGCAGTCCACTGGCTATGATTATGCAAGAACTGGAAATCCAACGCGTGAAGTGTTGGAAAATGCGATTGCTGAACTTGAAGGTGGTGACCAAGGTTTTGCCTGTAGTTCGGGGATGGCTGCGATTCAAACTGTGTTATCATTGTTTGAACAGGGTGATGAGATTCTCGCTTCACAAGATTTGTATGGTGGAACCTATCGGTTGTTTGAACAAGGGTGGACGAAATGGGGACTAACGTTTACATTTAGTGACCCACGAAACCTTGAGCAATTCGAACAACAAATAACCGATAAGACAAAAGCAATCTTTATTGAGACACCAACCAATCCATTAATGCAAGAAGCAGATCTCGGTGCCCTAAATCAACTGGCAAAAAAGCATGATTTACTGTTTATTGTAGATAACACCTTTTATACGCCGCTGTTACAACAACCCATTCGTGAAGGGGCAGATATTGTTATCCATAGTGCGTCAAAGTATTTAGGTGGTCATAATGATTTGATTGCAGGCTTAATCGTTGCGAAGGGGAAAGAATTGTGTGAACAGCTTTTCTTATACCATAATGGAATTGGCGCAACTTTGGGTTCTTTTGATTCTTGGTTACTCATTCGTGGTATGAAAACACTTGCGTTACGCATGGACCAACATGAACGTAACGCGACAAAGGTTGTTGAATATTTAAGTAATCACCCTTGTGTCGATGAGGTTTTATATCCGGGACGAGGTGGGATGATTTCATTTCGAATTATAAGTGAAAACTGGGTGGATCCATTTTTACAACAATTAAAGCTGATTACATTTGCAGAAAGTCTAGGTGGTGTTGAGAGTTTACTCACATATCCTGCCACACAAACCCATGCGGATATTCCTGAGGATGTTCGGGTCGCAAATGGGGTTTGTAATCGGTTGTTACGGTTTTCAGTTGGAGTGGAGTATGTTGAGGATTTAATTCAAGATTTAGAGCAAGCTTTTCGCTATGCCAAAGAGCATGAACAAATTTAATTAGAAATCGGGGGACGAGGACAATGAGTCAAGATACGTATAGTTTTCAAACAAAATTGCTACATAACGATCATAAAGTTGATCAACAAACAGGAGCAGTGAGTGTACCGATTCAGCACGCGTCTACGTTTCATCAATTTGACTTTGAGACATTTGGTAATTACGATTACGGACGATCAGGGAACCCAACAAGAGAAGCGTTAGAGGAAACGATTGCCGAGTTAGAAGGTGGTTGTAGGGGATTTGCATTTTCATCTGGGATGGCGGCGATATCAACGTCATTTATGTTACTATCAAAGGGAGATCATGTCGTCTTAACAAAAGACGTCTATGGTGGAACGTTTCGTCTAGTAACAGAAGTTTTGACGCGGTTAGGTATTGATCATACGTTTGTTGATATGACAGATGTAGAGGAAGTAAAAGAAAATATCCAACCGAACACAAGATTACTCTATATCGAAACGCCATCAAATCCGACATTGAAAATTACAGATATCCGCGCAATAGTAAGCTTAGCAAAGCAGAACAATTGCCTAACGTTTTTAGATAATACGTTTTTAACACCAGCTCTTCAAAAGCCATTGGAACTTGGCATAGACGTAGTTTTACATAGTGCTACGAAGTTTATTGGCGGACATAGTGATGTCATTGCAGGCTTAGCTGTTGTCAGTGACCAAGAACTAGCGGATCAGCTTGCATTTTTACAAAACTCGTTTGGGGCAATATTAGGTGTTCAAGATTGCTGGCTTGTCTTAAGAGGGTTAAAAACGTTACATGTGCGAATGGAGCACTCGTCAAAGGCTGCTCATCAAATCGCTACGTGGTTAAGTGAGGTTCCTGAAGTTGAAGAGGTCTATTATCCAGGGTTAGAAAGCCATCGTGGTCATGACATTCAAGCGAACCAAGCACAGGGGTATGGTGCAGTCCTGTCCTTCCGTTTGCGAGATCGTGAAGCGGTTAAACAGTTTGTTGCGAATGCAAAAATTCCAGTATTTGCTGTCAGTTTAGGAGCTGTTGAATCGATTTTATCGTATCCGGCAACGATGTCGCATGCGGCGATGCCAAAAGATGAACGTGAAAAGCGAGGAATTAGTGATGGTTTACTCCGTTTATCGGTCGGGTTGGAGAAGCCGGAGGATCTTATCGCTGATTTTGAGCAAGCTTTTAACCAGATTCGTCAGAATGTTACGCCATCTTAAGTGCTATAACGAGTGGAAGGAAGGGGAAACATGAACTTATTAAAAGACCTACAAGAAAAAATACTGATCGGGGATGGAGCCATGGGGACTCTCCTTTATCATCAAGGTGTGGATCGTTGCTATGAAGAGTTGAACCTTTCAAATCCTGAACGAATAGCAGATATCCATCAATCTTATCTTGATGCAGGTGCTCAAGTGCTACAAACCAATTCGTATGCAGCTAACGAATTGAAATTATCACGGTATGGGCTTGAAGATCAGGTTAGTAAAATCAATAAAGCAGCGGTTGCAGTTGCCAAGCAAGTAGCAGGCAAAGATGCTTATGTATTGGGGACAATTGGTGGCGTTCGTGGGATCCAGAAAAAAGACGTTTCCATGCAAGATGTGACAAACAGTTTTTATCAACAGTTTTCAGTATTAGCAGAAGAGCGTGTCGATGGTTTATTGCTTGAAACGTATTATGATTTTGAAGAGATAAAAACGGTTTTAAAGTTAGCTCGCAATTACACCGACATGCCGATTATTGCGCAAGTATCATTAGGTGAAGTGGGTGTGTTACATGGTGGTATGAATGTGGCAGATGCGCTATCTGAATTGGCACAACTAGGTGCGAATGTCGTCGGAATCAACTGCCATATGGGACCATACCATACAATTCGTTCATTAGAAGAGGTCCCTCTCTTTGACCATGCTTATCTATCTGCCTACCCTAATGCTAGTTTGCCAGATTATCGCGATGGTCGATTTGTTTATCAATCAAATCCAAGTTATTTTGCAGATAGTGCTCTTCGCTTAAGAGAGCAAGGTGTACGTTTACTTGGTGGATGCTGTGGAACAACTCCTGAACACATTGCAGCTATGGCTAATGCGGTGAATGGGTTAACACCTGTTAATACAAAAGTAGTTAAAAGTGAGGGAGTGCGCGAAAAAATAACGACAATCGAACCACAACGAGAAGAAGCGATTCATGAGGTTGTATCAAGAAGAAAATCAGTGATTGTAGAATTAGATCCGCCCAAAAAATTAACGAGTATTGATAAATTTCTCGAAGGGGCAAAACAGCTAAAGATCTCCGGGGTAGATGCAATAACCATGGCAGATAATTCATTAGCATCACCGCGTATTGATAACATGGCATTAGGCTCTATTCTTAAAAATGATCTACAAACACGTCCACTCGTCCATGTGACGTGCCGCGATCGAAATTTAATTGGTTTACAATCACATTTAATGGGGTTGCATACGTTAGGCATTAATCAATTGTTAGCTGTTACTGGAGATCCAACGAAGGTGGGGGACTTTCCAGGAGCTAGTTCGGTTTATGATCTCTCATCATTTGATCTGATTCGTATGATTAAACAGCTGAACGAGGGGATATCGTTTTCGGGGAAAGCACTCGGTGAAAAAACAAACTTCTCGGTAGCCGCAGCTTTTAATCCCAATGTTCGTCATCTGGAGCGAGCGGTAAAAAGGCTTGAAAAGAAAATAGATTGTGGAGCAGATTATTTTATGAGTCAGCCGATATACAGTAAGGAGCAGATTGTTGAAGTCTATGAAGCGACTAAGCATTTATCGAAGCCGATCTATATCGGGATCATGCCGCTTACGGGCTACCGCAATGCTGAATTTCTTCACAATGAAGTTCCTGGCATCAAGTTAACTGACGATATCCGCGAACGGATGGCCTCGCATGGCGAAGACCGTGAAGCAGCCCAACAAGAAGGGATTGCAATAGCGAAGGATTTAATTGATACGGCTTATGAGTATTTTAATGGCATTTATTTGATCACGCCATTTTTACGTTATGAAATGACTGTCACGTTAACCAACTACGTTCAACAAAAAGATATAGTAAATAACCAATTTGTGCAGTAGGCAATCATCTGAGGGTATGAGTTGGTGCATATAATCATTTGCTTTAAGAGAAGAAAGGAAAGGTCGCAAAATGGCAATCAAACGATTTGAACAGCAATTAAAAAAGAAAATACTCGTTTTAGATGGTGCGATGGGTACCATGCTGCAACAAGCGGATTTAAGTCCCGTTGACTTTGGTGGAGAGGAATATGACGGATGTAATGAATATTTGAATATAACGGCACCGGAAGTGATCGAAAAAATTCACTATGATTACCTTGACGCCGGGGCAGACCTTATTGAAACGAATACATTCGGGGCAACGAGTATTGTATTAGCGGATTATGATTTACAAGATCATGCTAAAGAAATCAACATCGCTTCCGCTCAAATTGCGAGAAAAGTGGCGGATCAGTTTTCTACAGAGGAGTGGCCTCGTTTCGTAGCGGGAGCAATGGGGCCAACGACTAAATCTCTATCAGTCACAGGTGGGGCGACATTTGAGCAGTTAGTGGACGCCTATGAAGAGCAAGCGGAAGCTTTGATCGAAGGTGAAGTCGATGTTCTTCTCCTTGAAACGAGTCAAGACATGCGAAATGTTAAGGCTGCTTATATTGGGATTGATCGAGTCTTTAAACGCCTAGCGGTGACTTTACCGATTATTGTTTCTGGAACGATTGAGCCGATGGGGACGACGCTAGCCGGACAAAATATTGAGGCGTTTTATCTATCGCTTGAACATATGAAACCGACAGTAGTAGGCCTCAACTGTGCAACTGGACCTGAATTTATGCGTGATCATGTTCGTTCTTTGTCAGAATTGGCAACAACCTATGTTAGCTGTTATCCGAATGCGGGCCTTCCAGATGAAGAGGGTCATTACCATGAGTCACCAGAATCATTAGCGACAAAGCTTGTAGCTTTTGCCGAGAAAGGCTGGTTAAACCTTGTCGGTGGATGTTGTGGAACAACGCCAGAACACATTAAGGCGATTGTTGAAGCATTTAAGGACCAACAGCCACGTCAACTTAATGATGAACATCCTCATGCGGTATCAGGGATTGAACCGCTCGTCTATGACGACAGTATGCGTCCGTTATTCGTTGGTGAGCGTACGAACGTAATCGGCTCAAGAAAATTCAAGAGATTGATCGCTGAAGGGAAGTATGAAGAGGCTTCCGAAATTGCTCGAGCTCAAGTGAAGCGAGGGGCTCACGTGATTGATATTTGTTTAGCTGATCCTGACCGTGATGAATTGAGTGACATGGAAGAGTTTTTGAAGTTTGTCATCAATAAAGTGAAGGTCCCACTTATGATAGATACGACGGATGAAGTGGTATTAGAGCGCGCCTTGTCATATTCACAAGGAAAAGCAATTATTAATTCCATTAACCTTGAAGATGGAGAGGAGCGCTTTGAGAAAATAGCGCCAATTATCCATAAATATGGTGCTGCGGTTGTCGTTGGGACGATTGATGAAGAGGGAATGGCAGTAACAGCCAAGCGTAAACTTGAAGTGGCTAAGCGTTCATATGACTTACTTGTCCATAAATATAAGATTGAGCCAAGTGATATTATCTTTGATCCACTTGTATTCCCAGTTGGGACAGGTGATGAGCAATATATCGGTTCAGCACAGGCGACGGTTGATGGTATTCGTATGATTAAAGAAGAATTGCCCGAATGTTTAACGATTTTAGGAGTTAGTAATGTTTCTTTCGGTCTACCTCCTGTCGGTCGTGAAGTATTAAATGCAGTATATTTGTATCATTGTACACAGGCTGGTTTGGATTATGCGATTGTAAATACGGAGAAGTTAGAGCGTTATCCTTCCATTTCTGATGATGAAAAAGAAATGGCAAGAACACTATTATTTGAAACGACAGATGAATCACTAGCAACGTTTACAGCGTTTTATCGTGGTAAAAAGGCTACAGACAAAGTTGTGAAAACGAACCTTACGTTAGAGGAACGACTCGCTAATTACATTGTTGAAGGTACAAAAGAAGGTCTGATCAAAGATTTAGATATAGCGCTAGAGAGCTATGATGATCCACTTAAGATCATCAACGGACCACTCATGAATGGTATGGATGAAGTTGGGCGCTTGTTTAATAACAATGAATTGATTGTTGCTGAAGTTCTTCAAAGTGCAGAAGTGATGAAGGCATCCGTTGCTCACCTTGAGCCGCACATGGAGAAAAAAGAAAATGATGACGGTAAAGGAAAAATCTTATTAGCGACGGTCAAAGGTGATGTCCATGATATCGGTAAGAACCTTGTAGAAATCATTTTAAGTAACAATGGCTTTAAAATTGTCAATCTAGGAATTAAAGTAACTTCTAATGAACTACTTGAAGCGATCGACCGTGAAAAACCAGACGCGATTGGTTTATCTGGATTATTAGTTAAGTCAGCACAGCAAATGGTATTAACAGCTCAAGATTTAAAACAACAGAAAGTGTCGATTCCAATCCTTGTTGGTGGGGCAGCGTTAACACGTAAATTCACAGACACGAAGATTGCTGCGGAATATGATGGTGTTGTTGCTTACGCGAAGGATGCCATGAATGGCCTTGAAATTGCCAACCGAATTTTAAGTCCGGAAGAGCGAGAGAAGTTCATGACTGAATTAAAACATAAGCAGGAAAGCCAACTTGAGCGGTCAGTTGATCAGGTTGAACGAGGGGGCGCGGCATCAACAGCTGTGTTGACAAGATCAAATGTTTCAACAAGCGTTCCTGTCTTTACACCGCAAGATTTAAAACCACATGTCCTGCGCAACTATAAAATTAGCCATATTGAACCGTATATTAACTTACAAATGCTAATGGGGAAACATTTAGGTCTTCAAGGGAAAGTGAGTCGTTTGTTAGATGAAGGTAATGAAAAGGCGCTTAACCTCAAGGAAAAGATAGATGAGTTAATTCAGGATGCTAAACAAAACGGTACGATTGAGGCTAATGGGATGTATCAATTTTTCCCGGCACAATCGGATGGGAATGATATTATCATCTATGATCCGGTTGATAAGCAAACGGAAATTGAACGATTTACGTTCCCGCGTCAGCCTGTAGAGCCGCACTTGTGTCTTGCTGATTATCTTCGCCCAGTTACTAGTGGTGAACTTGATTATGTTGGATTTTTAGCAGTGACAGCAGGAAAAGGCATTCGCGATCTAGCAACAAAAGCAAAGGATGATGGTGATTACTTATACAGCCATCTCATTCAAGCAACTGCATTGGAAACTGCTGAAGCGTTTGCTGAACGTGTTCACCATTTAATGAGAGATCAATGGGGGTTCCCAGATTCACCAGATTTTACGATGCAAGAACGCTTTGCGGCTAAGTATCAAGGAGTTCGTGTATCATATGGTTATCCTGCTTGTCCGAACCTTGAGGACCAAGCGAAGTTATTTAAATTGCTACAGCCAGAACAGATTGGCATTCAGCTAACTGATGAATTCATGATGGAGCCCGAGGCAAGTGTCACAGCAATGGTATTTGCCCATCCAGAAGGTAGGTATTTTAATGTTAACTAAATAAGTTATAAAAGAACAGCTTTGTTGAGCTGTTCTTTTTTACGATGGTTTATAAATTGTTCTAAAGTAAATGACTATTTTGTATAAATTTTGATTGCTAACAAACACTATCCATACCAACAAAAACAAAAGGTGGAAAAAAGCATTTTACTTTTTCAAAAAGGAGGTCCATACAACATGAGTAAAAATTTATCAACTTGGAAATACCCCTTTATTTTAGGATTGGTTTTATTACAATTTGTCTTTGTCCCACAAGATGCTTCTGCATTTTCTGATCAAATCATTCAACGGGGGGCTACAGGAGAGGATGTAGTAGAGTTACAAGCAAGGCTGCAATATATTGGCTTTTATGAAGGTGACATTGATGGCGTGTTTGATTGGAGCACATATTGGTCGGTTCGTAAGTTTCAAGAGGAATTTGGATTAGAGCAAGTTGATGGACTCGTAGGTCCAAAAATGAAAGATATGCTTGAAAGAGCGACGAATTTTGATAAGCAATTCGTACATAATGCTCTAAAAGAAGGGCGTAAATTCACCCATTATGGTGGCGTTGACAACAACATTCAGCAAGGACCAAAAGGAAGCCGTACAAAAAAGCAACAACAGCAAGCGGAGCAACAACAGCAAGCGGAGCAACAACAGCAAGCGGAGCAACAACAGCAAGCGGAGCAACAACAGCAAGCGGAGCAACAACAGCAAGCGGAGCAACAACAGCAAGCGGAGCAACAACAGCAAGCGGAGCAACAACAGCAAGCGGAGCAACAACAGCAAGCAGAGCAGCAACAGCCAACACCAACACCTGAGCCTGAAGGGGAACCTGTACCGACTGAGGAGGATCCTCAAGCTCAAGGTGACGATGTATCTGTTGAAAAAGCAATGAATGTCCCAGATGGCTATTCAGATAATGACCTACAATTAATGGCTCAAGCGGTTTATGCTGAAGCAAAAGGTGAACCATATATTGGGAAAGTTGCCGTGGCAGCAGTTATTATTAACCGTGTAAATAGCCCAGATTTCCCTAATACACCTTCAGAAGTGATTTATGAACCACGAGCATTTGAACCAGTGGCTAATGGTGAAA
The genomic region above belongs to Desertibacillus haloalkaliphilus and contains:
- a CDS encoding methionine biosynthesis PLP-dependent protein; its protein translation is MNRKQLETTLVQIGNRTDERTGAVNTPIYLSTAYRHAGIGQSTGYDYARTGNPTREVLENAIAELEGGDQGFACSSGMAAIQTVLSLFEQGDEILASQDLYGGTYRLFEQGWTKWGLTFTFSDPRNLEQFEQQITDKTKAIFIETPTNPLMQEADLGALNQLAKKHDLLFIVDNTFYTPLLQQPIREGADIVIHSASKYLGGHNDLIAGLIVAKGKELCEQLFLYHNGIGATLGSFDSWLLIRGMKTLALRMDQHERNATKVVEYLSNHPCVDEVLYPGRGGMISFRIISENWVDPFLQQLKLITFAESLGGVESLLTYPATQTHADIPEDVRVANGVCNRLLRFSVGVEYVEDLIQDLEQAFRYAKEHEQI
- a CDS encoding bifunctional homocysteine S-methyltransferase/methylenetetrahydrofolate reductase — its product is MNLLKDLQEKILIGDGAMGTLLYHQGVDRCYEELNLSNPERIADIHQSYLDAGAQVLQTNSYAANELKLSRYGLEDQVSKINKAAVAVAKQVAGKDAYVLGTIGGVRGIQKKDVSMQDVTNSFYQQFSVLAEERVDGLLLETYYDFEEIKTVLKLARNYTDMPIIAQVSLGEVGVLHGGMNVADALSELAQLGANVVGINCHMGPYHTIRSLEEVPLFDHAYLSAYPNASLPDYRDGRFVYQSNPSYFADSALRLREQGVRLLGGCCGTTPEHIAAMANAVNGLTPVNTKVVKSEGVREKITTIEPQREEAIHEVVSRRKSVIVELDPPKKLTSIDKFLEGAKQLKISGVDAITMADNSLASPRIDNMALGSILKNDLQTRPLVHVTCRDRNLIGLQSHLMGLHTLGINQLLAVTGDPTKVGDFPGASSVYDLSSFDLIRMIKQLNEGISFSGKALGEKTNFSVAAAFNPNVRHLERAVKRLEKKIDCGADYFMSQPIYSKEQIVEVYEATKHLSKPIYIGIMPLTGYRNAEFLHNEVPGIKLTDDIRERMASHGEDREAAQQEGIAIAKDLIDTAYEYFNGIYLITPFLRYEMTVTLTNYVQQKDIVNNQFVQ
- the metC gene encoding cystathionine beta-lyase, producing the protein MSQDTYSFQTKLLHNDHKVDQQTGAVSVPIQHASTFHQFDFETFGNYDYGRSGNPTREALEETIAELEGGCRGFAFSSGMAAISTSFMLLSKGDHVVLTKDVYGGTFRLVTEVLTRLGIDHTFVDMTDVEEVKENIQPNTRLLYIETPSNPTLKITDIRAIVSLAKQNNCLTFLDNTFLTPALQKPLELGIDVVLHSATKFIGGHSDVIAGLAVVSDQELADQLAFLQNSFGAILGVQDCWLVLRGLKTLHVRMEHSSKAAHQIATWLSEVPEVEEVYYPGLESHRGHDIQANQAQGYGAVLSFRLRDREAVKQFVANAKIPVFAVSLGAVESILSYPATMSHAAMPKDEREKRGISDGLLRLSVGLEKPEDLIADFEQAFNQIRQNVTPS
- the prsW gene encoding glutamic-type intramembrane protease PrsW produces the protein MFAVISAGIAPGIALLCYFYLKDDYERTTIAMVTRNFVYGSLIVFPVMVLQYAFEAEGYLLDAFSHAFIRAGLIEEFFKWFLLFFLSYKHARFNEHYDGIVFGAAISLGFATVENILYLIAYGIEGAIGRAFFPVSSHALFGVIMGYYLGKASVSSSKTFIWVFLSLTLPVVLHGLYDFMLLAANQYVKLLIVPFMFFLWWLALQKVKRANLSQRTKDLPIDKE
- a CDS encoding asparaginase, producing MKKILLLHTGGTIAMHEDEQTGTVGPSVSNPLYSTIESLSKIASVIVDDFLHLPSPHITPQHMLELSKRIERRIKTEYFEGVVITHGTDTLEETAYLLDLLLDTDVPVVVTGAMRSSNELGADGPYNLISSVRTAASDAAHGKGVLVVLNDEIHTAKNVTKTHTSNIATFQSPQYGPIGIVTRRDVDFHHVPSKRERYDVSTLTKNIVLIKCYAGMDPSLLDAILTTSMDGLVIEAFGQGNVPPGIVPGLEKLIKHHIPIVLVSRSFGGIVQDTYSYSGGGRHLKELGIIFTNGLNGQKARIKLMIALEVTSDRNKLQELFLT
- a CDS encoding YpdA family putative bacillithiol disulfide reductase; this encodes MEKEQVIIIGGGPCGLAAAIALIEKGYDPLVIEKENVVHSIYRYPTHQTFFSSSDKLEIGGVPFITVDRKPRRNQALSYYREVVKRKQIRVHTFEIVEKVSKQEQGTFRVQTMKGNQTTKLYEASYVIIATGYYDHPNLMGVPGEELDHVHHYFKEAHPFFDKDVVVIGGKNSAVDATLELEKVGARVTVLYRGSDYSSSVKPWILPEFVSLINHEKVDMQFEAEVKEITSTDVIYEQNGKEHKAKADFVFAMTGYHPDHSFLSAMGVHIDPGSGRPAFDAETMETNVAGIFIAGVIAAGNNANEIFIENGRFHGDLIAAEIANRAALKS